Proteins encoded in a region of the Pocillopora verrucosa isolate sample1 chromosome 11, ASM3666991v2, whole genome shotgun sequence genome:
- the LOC131768460 gene encoding beta-1 adrenergic receptor-like produces MNKLYCNQSSQFMPTFTELEDLRSTCITNCVFNIFLAYTAFMLNIVTIYALHKTSTMPNNLKTLLLSLACSDVAVGLFSQPLYTFFLINWLRLDNPGCNTQQVRTISTILFSGASFLGVVAVSVDRFLAVHLHLRYQELVTHRRVVIVVIVIWVYNAFLSLMILWEPLGTLDVVGMINFAFSFIITLVVYIRIYLTMRRHKNHIQSMQIRNEAQSEEIKNFTVLIKSTVGIFYVYLVFLICYLPYLICKAVLQIYGPSIVLKKLYLYSLTFVYLNSSLNPVIYCWKMKHIRHAIIDILRRMSWNSNQPFRIK; encoded by the coding sequence ATGAACAAATTGTATTGTAACCAGTCTTCGCAATTTATGCCCACATTCACCGAACTTgaagatcttcgttcgacttGTATCACCAACTGCGTCTTTAACATTTTCCTTGCTTACACCGCCTTCATGTTGAATATTGTGACAATCTACGCCTTACACAAAACTTCGACAATGCCAAACAATTTGAAAACTCTGCTGCTAAGTCTTGCCTGCTCGGATGTTGCCGTTGGTTTGTTTAGTCAACCATTATACACTTTCTTTTTGATCAACTGGCTTCGACTAGACAATCCTGGCTGTAACACTCAACAAGTGCGGACGATTtcaactattttattttcaggtgctTCGTTCCTTGGTGTTGTGGCTgtaagtgtagacaggttcttagctgttcatcttcatctcagataccaagagcttgtgactcacaggcgtgttgttattgttgtgatTGTCATATGGGTATATAatgcatttctttctttgatgataTTGTGGGAGCCTCTTGGTACTCTGGATGTTGTAGGTAtgattaattttgctttcagttttattatcACACTCGTGGTGTACATCAGGATATATCTAACTATGCGACGGCACAAAAATCATATTCAGTCCATGCAAATACGAAACGAAGCTCAGTCTGAGGAGATAAAAAACTTTACTGTCCTAATTAAATCCACAGTTGGCATATTCTACGTATATCTcgtgtttttaatttgttatttgccctACCTAATTTGCAAGGCTGTTCTTCAAATCTACGGCCCGAGTATCGTATTAAAGAAACTTTATCTTTACTCACTGACCTTCGTGTACCtgaattcatctttgaaccctgtcatttactgctggaagatgaaaCACATTCGACACGCTATCATAGACATACTGCGGAGGATGTCTTGGAACAGCAATCAGCCATTTCGGATCAAATAG